A stretch of Planococcus citri chromosome 5, ihPlaCitr1.1, whole genome shotgun sequence DNA encodes these proteins:
- the LOC135847393 gene encoding speckle-type POZ protein-like isoform X3: protein MNPFLISWIVLFVPYCICQNETSKIVLKSNRDSEHMILCDTYMQTHEINYLWTIHQFSQQEVFKTEIVSPMLHALSTDKYEWYVEIWPESINTGVDERAISLMVFISNSSTFRDTVSAMINVSIVNDKKEVQYYKNLETAVRFTAGSSYTYRGWWDFCEKDYFFRNHLLQNDTLRLFIHITWLSEEKSYDVVHHNIVSSIGATPETTTIKPDPTENSESMLENLKFADVVFITNGSNYPAHKNILAARSPVFAAMFRRKYLKNGKLKKIRINVTSINEKVLRAMLRYIYTGKCEELGNLTGRLFEAATKYGLDELRQICQQSFCKT, encoded by the coding sequence GAATAGGGATTCTGAGCATATGATTCTATGCGACACGTACATGCAAACTCACGAAATAAACTATTTATGGACCATTCACCAATTCAGTCAACAAGAGGTGTTCAAAACCGAGATTGTATCGCCTATGCTACACGCACTCTCCACTGATAAATACGAATGGTACGTTGAAATTTGGCCTGAAAGCATTAATACAGGAGTCGATGAACGAGCAATTTCTCTGATGGTATTTATATCCAACAGCAGTACTTTTAGAGATACAGTGTCAGCAATGATCAATGTTTCAATTGTAAATGATAAGAAAGAAGTTCAGTATTACAAAAACCTTGAGACGGCAGTCCGGTTTACAGCCGGGTCATCTTACACCTACAGAGGCTGGTGGGACTTTTGCgaaaaagattattttttcagaaatcattTACTTCAAAATGACACATTACGATTGTTTATCCACATAACGTGGTTATCTGAAGAAAAATCGTACGATGTTGTTCACCACAATATTGTTTCTTCGATCGGTGCTACACCCGAGACCACCACCATCAAACCTGATCCCACTGAAAACTCTGAATCGATGctggaaaatctgaaattcgcAGACGTCGTATTTATAACGAATGGCAGTAATTATCCAGCACATAAGAATATTTTGGCCGCACGTAGTCCGGTTTTCGCTGCCATGTTTCGacgaaaatatttgaaaaatgggaaattaaaaaaaatccggATTAACGTTACTTCCATAAATGAAAAAGTACTACGTGCAATGCTCAGGTACATTTATACAGGAAAGTGCGAAGAGTTGGGAAACCTAACAGGCAGATTATTTGAAGCTGCTACGAAATATGGTTTGGACGAATTGAGACAAATTTGCCAGCAAAGTTTCTGTAAAACTTAG